In Cryptomeria japonica chromosome 10, Sugi_1.0, whole genome shotgun sequence, a genomic segment contains:
- the LOC131859089 gene encoding cytochrome P450 750A1-like, whose protein sequence is MMTKIIEQHRQRRSSGLGNQQQQVNSKDAIDALLEMQAADTITITDDHIKAIVFFSYNVFVGGMEMTSTTLEWMMSSLIQYPDVLKKLQAELEAIVGREREIQESDLKGMEYLLSVVNETLRLYPAVPLLIPHRSTEDSTIDRYSIPKKSGDFVNSWALGRDPIVWKDPLEFKPERFMGKDIDFIKGKEYFDVVPFGVGRRACPGISMSFATMNFTIAQLVHCFDWRVEGELDINECNGAFLPRKHDILVFPSLRLPTCL, encoded by the exons ATGATGACAAAAATAATAGAACAGCACAGACAGAGGAGAAGCTCAGGCCTGGGGAATCAACAGCAGCAGGTCAATTCAAAGGATGCCATTGATGCTCTGTTGGAGATGCAGGCTGCCGATACCATCACtatcacagatgatcacattaagGCCATTGTATTT TTTTCATATAATGTTTTTGTGGGTGGAATGGAAATGACATCTACTACATTAGAGtggatgatgagctcattgatccAATATCCTGATGTGCTGAAGAAATTGCAAGCAGAACTTGAAGCCATAGTAGGCagagagagggaaatacaagagaGTGACCTCAAAGGTATGGAATATCTTTTGTCTGTGGTGAATGAGACACTAAGATTATATCCGGCAGTGCCATTGCTAATCCCACACCGGTCAACAGAAGATAGCACTATTGATCGGTACTCCATTCCTAAGAAGAGCGGGGATTTTGTCAATAGTTGGGCTCTAGGAAGAGATCCCATAGTGTGGAAGGATCCATTGGAATTCAAGCCTGAAAGGTTTATGGGTAAAGATATTGATTTTATTAAAGGGAAGGAGTATTTTGATGTGGTTCCCTTCGGTGTTGGAAGGAGGGCATGCCCTGGGATTAGCATGTCCTTTGCCACGATGAATTTTACCATAGCTCAACTAGTGCACTGCTTTGATTGGAGAGTCGAAGGAGAATTAGATATCAATGAATGCAATGGAGCCTTCTTACCTAGAAAACATGATATTCTCGTCTTTCCCTCATTAAGGTTGCCTACCTGCCTATGA